The Euleptes europaea isolate rEulEur1 chromosome 9, rEulEur1.hap1, whole genome shotgun sequence nucleotide sequence TGAAACTTAATTCTACATAATTCTACATTTTGTGAACCTAAATTTAGCAATCTGGATTGCCCTATTTGTTTTTaactcataaaacattttttgccttggcaaacatctaaataaatacagCGGGGGTAAGTCAAGGGAAAAGAACTGCCTTCTGAAATGGCAGCATTTGCCTTCTTCAGCGTAATACTGGATTTGACAGAACTGCATTTTAAGGCTTCTGTGGTACAGAAAGCAGTTTCCATTGATTCCAGTAGGACTACTGGGGAACATTGCATTTTAGGGAAGGTCACAGGCTGTGAATGTGTTAGAGAATATCAACACCCCATTATCTGCTTCCTTGGCTGCTCCTGGAATATTGGTAGCTCCACGCACCTATAATATACTTTTCCACTCAGCATATGTGCTGAGAGCGAACAGTTGGGCAATATGACCTCTGGCACACCTAGCAAAACAAACTGCAGTCAGGAGGTACAGCTGCCAGTGTCCCAGAACCATCTGTGTGTGAGCAACAAGCATCGCAGGAAGGGATTAAGCCAAGCAGAAAATgctgggggaggaaagaaatgaaGAATCACAGCAGTAGGTGAGCTCAGCTAAGGAAATAGGCGACATTGTACATTTGGAACAAATGTCCTGGAGGAGTAGAGGAAACTTCCCATCCTGGAAGTTATGGGCCATTGATCGAGCTGCCCCTGCCCTAGGAAGCCATGTACTTGATGGCTATTACCACATGGTAAACTGCTAGCTTTTTGCTACCAGTCAAGTGGTAGGAAAATGTTCAGCATACCACCtgagaccttttttttttaattgtccctTTGTACCATCATTGAAAAATAGCCTCATCTGTGTTTAGAGTTTCCCAGGCCAAGAGACAGAAACCAGAAAAGCTAGTTTATGTACAGGGCGTTGTAGAATCCATCATTACCCCTGCAAGCCTTTGTTGTCTTGATAGAGTGTTTGTGACCTGCTTTCCCTTGTCTATTGTGTCTTGGTGTGGAAACACTGCCCTCTAAAGGTTGGGTGAGCAAGTTAGATGGCAACAGGACAGGTGAAGGGGTGAACTCCAAGAGATGGAGAAGAAGCTGAGGTGTTTTCCTCCTGAGGGACTGGAGATGTTCTGTGGGAGAAGTTCCAGAGAAGAAAAGCCTGTGGAGCCTTGAGAAGGGCAACTAGCAGAAGAGTGGTGATCTTCTGGCCTTGGGCTTGTTgttctgaaatgctgaagagttttctcctgctgcagctgtGAGGAAAAGCGGCTCCTCAGAGTCTGTGAAGACAAGATTCCTCACCAAGCATCCAGTGTGGTCTTCCTGTAGTTTGTGACTCATATCCCAGAGACGAAAAAGACTCACTTCTCTTTTCACTCTGAATTCGGGCGATTTTTATTATTGACATTGCTTTGTTCAGAACTCCCAGTTCTACATCGCTtgtttttcctgcctttaaaTAAAAGCTGTTTGTTTAAGTGCAGGTCAGGACTTGAATGGGGCATCCATAACACCTCCAAAAATGGCTGTGCCATTCATGATGCATTTTTGAAGCTACGCTACAGCTCCTAACTGACATTCAATCAAGAATATTTTGAATGCAAGGGTTAAAACATTCGTAACATTACTGTTGAGAATTGTGTCAATATAACTGTACTGTATGATAAGAGACTGGGTGCCCTTCTGAAGAACATACACCTCCTTTGATCATTGgccttttatttttccttgcagGTCACTTCGCTTGGCTTGTGGGAAGGTCAAGACTAAAGCACAAGATCATGCCTCCAGCTGTCTCTGGGCCACCAGAATTTGAGAGGACGTTCCGTGCTCAGTAAGTGCTTTAAAATGGGACATTCTTACATAGTtagctaagggccaaactagatgcaaGAGGAATCcctgtgtatttatttactgGTCTGACTTTTCATGTGTAaagtgtgtgtatggaggggggtatcttttaaaaactgaaaacagaGAACTCAGATGAGGGGAGCTAAATCCTGCCCCCTCTTTACATTGCTGCTCATACTCTCTGAAAGATTTTCATTTGGGGACATGCCGATTAGTGACAAGTGGCTTTGGTGGGTAATTCTAATTAGAGCAATGTGAGGAAAGTGTTTTGCTATCAGAAGTGAGCCAAACTGGAAGAACTGTTTTAAACAGCAGAGAACAGTGAAGTAAGAAGTTTCGTACAGGCTTCTGTCTGTGTGTCCTGGGTATTCTGTTGCTTTTGAAGGTCTCTGAGCTCTagcttgtgggggagggagatcaCCAGGAATAGTTGCCTGTTGAAATCTTGCATTAATCTGAGGCTTTTGTCGCCTCCTCTTACTGTTCAACTGATCTAATTTGGAAGTAGGAAGCACTGCAACCGATTGTGGTCTTTGCAATGGAAGATTTTGGCCAGTGATGTCAAAATAAATGAACTCTACAGACGCTTCAATGCATACTATTTAAAATAGTGCACATTTGCTTGTATTCACCCTGCTTGTTTAGGTCATATTCTAATCAGTTTATTTTGTAGGCAGAACTGTGTGGAGTCTTACCCTATCTTCCTAGTGACCTTGTGGATTGCTGGATGCTTTTTCAATCAAGGTAGTCACAATAGCTGttaaataaccttttaaaaaaaatgctttgcatATTGCATTTTACTCCTGTGCCGTGGTGGTTCCTCCATGTTTATCAAGACCTTTCTGCTTAAATACATAATAATGTCAATTGTGCTTGCTGTTTATTCCCCATTGTCTCCTCTTCATAGACTTGAATTGTTCATAAAGTTATTGGAATATTTGGGTGTAACAGTTCTGTGTTTATTGTTGTGGGCCCAGGAGAAGAGGCAGAATGAAAGTGATTAAAAATAACTACTAAATTAATTATGTTGAAATAATTAGTTAAAGTTTATGTACTTTTCAATTTAAATGATCAATTAAGTATTAAGAATGCATTTTAATGGTCTTGCTGACTGTTCTTTAATCTTTCTCAGAAATATCTGCAATTTTCGGTCTGATATTTATGTTTGCACGTCACAAATACTTCCATGGCTATGCAGAATCCGCGAAAGGAAGGTAAAGAGGATCACCAGTTTTGTTCATGTTGGCTCCAGATGAATGTTAATGCAGTGCCATGAAAGCCTTTAGGAGTCGCATGCCAAGATGCATGAAAGGGCTATAATGGGCTCAAGCTCCTTGTGAGCTAGGCGTATGCCTGAAGTCATGCTCCAGACTCCCCTGCATGATGCATCTTGTCTGCTGAGCTATCACTAATGTAGACAGGTTCCCTGAAGGAGTAAGTTGGAAAtgccctgctttgcatgcactgCTGTGTTTTAACTGGTGTAGAGAATTACTGCCATCATTTGTGATTGTCTACCGATGTTGTGAATTTGCCACGTGTATCTTAAGCAGTAAAATCATATGACTCTAAAAAGCAGAGGGGGAGATGAGATGAAGTGAGAACTATTTTTAAACTAGTGTCCTGCAGCTCTTATAGCTGTAGAAAGTACACTTGTGTATATGTgtaacttttctttttctccttttccattCATATCTTTTAGATTAGCAGGTTTTTATTTGAATGCAGTGGTTTTGATGTTCCTGATTGCCTTGAGCACAACAGGGATTGTGAATAGCTTTCTGGATGAATATTTGGACTTCAACATAGGAAAGAAACTACGTAAACTGATCTAAAGATTCTTCTTATGCATAAATCAGGCAGACGCTTCTTCTGGATatcaaaaaagaagataaatcGTATGGATTAAATTGCAAACAGTCTGATTTCTTCACTAGCATTCCTTTGCAATGCAAAATGTATGACTTTCCTGAAATTTTGTTTACTTTCATGCATGCTGAAACATTCTGTCGGATTGGCAGACTATGTAAAATGCATTTATATTTGGAGATCCTGTTTAATACTCTGCACAGCAGCAACACCAACAGCAACTTTTAACCATCTAGAAACCAAGGAGTCAAAATATGAAGTTGTGCAGCTCACACAACTCTGATCGAACTTGGCTAATGTTCCGGGATTCTTCATCTTGGCTTTTAATTTAGAATGCTTGTATTGATTTGGAATGTCTGTGGTGCCCGTGCATgcttggtggggggagaggttagGGAGGAGGGAACAACTGCAGTGGAGCCAGTGCCGTTTCAGAAGTGGTGAGCCATGTAGATGGAGCAAATCAGTCAGAGAGGTTTGGTTATCCTAGGCCTGTTCAAGCCTAAATTAAGCCTaaactgcccctagaagctaaaatgactaaactgaggctatcgtattttggtcacattatgagaagacaagagtcactggaaaagacagccatgctaggaaaagttgaggatagcaggaaaagaggaagacgcaacaagagatgggttgactcaatcaaagaagccacagccctcagtttgcaagatccgagcaaggctgtcaaagacattttggaggactttgattcatagggtcgccatgaatcagaagcaacttgacggcatttaacacacacacaggcctgtTCAAACTTCTCCTCATACATTGAGTGTAATAACAGTATCATATAGAATGATGAAAAGTTTTCAAGAATActgctttcttttcatttttaaataataatttcagTAATTTAAACTACCATTCAGCTGTATTCCACACTAGTTAATCTGGAATAAGCGCTACCTGATAGTGACTCCTGGACACTATCCTTGACCTAAATTAGAGTCCCCATTTTACTTGTGAGCATGCACTGAAAAAGTAAACAAATTCAATAGGCAGCAGCCATATTCCCCCTAAGACACGACCGCAGCTCAGACTGGCGCCCCTGGAATTCTGGCATCCCAGACCACTGGCTACATTGTCCCACTGGCTGGGACGACCCTATCTTACACTAATTTCTAGAAAACTGAGTTTTTGTGGTGGAAGAGAAGAGCATAGGTATGACGCATCATTTGAATAAAAATTAGATTTTTTCTGAGACTAAGGGGTTGAATCTGTTCTTGATCTAATTTATTTTTAGTTTGTACTGTGAGTGAGTGGGTAGGAGAGAAGGAGTGAGTGTGAGGCAGAAGACAGATGTAAGATAAAAACAAGATGCGAACCACTCTGAGCCAGACTTCATAATGAAACTGTCAAACAAGCATCACATCCATCAGTCTGGCCCTCcctgcttgctctctctctcgtTGTTGCTGCTGCCATGGCTGCCGTAGTCTCCGTTTCCTATTTAGGCTGGTGAAAGCTAGCTAACTGCCTTGCCGTCAGGTGCCTAAAGTGGGGAACTACTGTACCATTTCCATGTCAGGCCTCTGGCTGTGGGATGCTGAAACTTCCCTGGTATGTTGGAggaggaaaaggcagcagaagcacaCAGGAGGGAAACAACTGACTGGTGATAATCTCTTCTGTCAGCTCACCAGTGAAATTGGGCTTGTAGTGTAGCTAAAGAATGCACAGTGGCTAATATTCACTGAGCCAGTAGCAAGAGATAACTACCAGTTGTAAGTAGGAGGTATTTGAAGGTCAGATGTTCCATTTCCTTGGCTTGCAAGATCCTGAAAATTTAGGAATATGGGGCATGGGAGTATAATCAGTTGAAAGGAATATATAGATGATGGGGGGTTaacaggcaagtgagaagaatcAGGAGCAGGATCGTTGGAGATGAATCAGCTTTATTTAACTAAAAATGAGCGAGTTTTGCATCTGCACACCGAACTAAAGCAAGTTTCCCACACACCAAGATAAAATGCAACTGACTCTAAATAGCTGCTGTTGCTGCTCAGCAGCACACGGAGGGAACAAGGCCGCCTTAATCTTCAAAACAAAACTAGCAGAGCATTTAAGTGCCCTCCACCCGTCAAATATTTGATGAGCCACGTTGACTACTCCCTGAGGTTTCATTTTCCTGAAGAAGAGTCGGGACCAGAGGTGACTAACCATTTTATCCATGCAATATTGCATGTGATTATTCAAGTCTACTTGGCCTCTTTGGCAGTCATAAGTATCCCGGGACATAGAGGAGGAGAAGTGAAGGGAGatgaatctatataaaatgtcaTTCTTCCCGACAGCGGCAGCAgaaacataaggccctgctggatcagagcagtgggtccatctagtccagcatcctatttcatacactggccaaccagctgcccttgagggccaacaaacagggcactaAGGTCAAGGCCTTCCCAATGctgcttcctagcactggtattcagaggtctgCTGTCTTAATATATGgaagctcccttcagtcaccatgcctagtagccattgatggaccccaTACTCCATGGATTTGTATAACCacctttttaaagctgtccaCACTTGTGTGGCCATCACTACGTCCACTGCAAGTGAATTCCACAACTTGTTTACATGTTAAGTAAAAATATATTTCCTTCCTGCCAAAGAGGCCCGAAACTACTGCCTAAACTTTATGGGGTGCCCCCAAGTATTATGGGAGTGAAAGGGTAAGGACCATATTACATCCTGAACAGTTAATTACATCCTGTAATGTGGGATTGATTCTAGTCTCCTGAACGAATGGAGGTCTCTTGGGCATCTGAACTTCTGAAAGGAAGCAGAAGCTAAAGTACTATGAAGCCTTCATCTATTTCAGGTGAGAAACCCTGCTTATCCTATGTTTGTGACTGAAATCAAGCATTTAAGTAGGAACAAGAATCTGCCCAGGCAGGCTTTGCTGCAGCTATTAGAACTGAGGTGGATCTGTAAGTCAAGCTGGGACATCCAGCAGCACAGCCCAAATGGCTAAGGAAAAGCTCCCATGTCAGAAGACTAAAATAAATCAATGTACCTTTTTGAACATCTTTTTAAGTTAAGCAGAAAGTTCAAAAGTTGCATAAGAGTGTTCAAACAATATAATATAACAGTGAATGTGAATATAGAATTGATTCAGCTGTGCAAAACATGCTATCCTCACTAACTTGAACTGAGCAGAAATTAGAGCATCCACACAGGCTTTGATTTCTTGCAAATAATCAAGTTCATAAAcgaaaaacaaataaatgaaaagctACATGGAATATCTGCAGTGAATTGAAGTTTCATTGGAGAAGATGCATTCATCAGTCAAATGAACACTCAAATACACCCTCACGTACACTTGACATCTTTCATGGGTTCTCCCCTCATCAGATCCCTTTAAAATTGGTTCAGAAGGCAAGAGTCCTAAAAATTAGAGCTAAACAGATCTCTGatagcaatattttatttttttctttaaaattggtATGTTATTAGTTTCTTTCTACATTTTTTCCAGAGCTCTGTACAGTCCTCAAAAGGAAATAAGCAATGCTCAATGTACAAAGTAAAAAACGGTAAACTAGAAAAATCTGAATAAAATGGAGCAATTTGCCAGCAAGGATACAGTACAAATTAGTAATTAGACATCTGAAGTGCAATACCACTGCAGTGAGGATGAGTTaaagaatgaaataaaaatactctattttaaacaaacattatatatatatatatttatatatatatttatatttatatgcaTATATTTTACAGATTAGACCCAATGATATCTGCAGGATTGTAAAAACATATTTAcaaataattctttttttaaacatttcataTACATCAGCACcgtagttaaaaacaaaacaaaaacaaagattaAAATTTGACTCTTTTATTACTTGGTCCCAGTCTAGAATATTTGGAGGAAGCTTTAAACAGATAATAGATTTTGAGGCCTGATCACCAAACTGAATGCAAGTCCCTGAACCTCTCTGCAAAGGCAAAAGTGAAGTTTCATAGCTCGTTAGATTTTGTGCAAATCAGAGTCCCAAAGTCCTTCTCTTTTCATTGTCACCCATCTTAGGAAACTCAGAGAGGTAAATGAGAACTGCCATTTGGTACCAGTATTATTCTTCTGCATCCCTTAGCAACTGGTTTAAAGGAAGAGATTTTTTGTGCCCCTCCAATCTTCATTTGGctcctaaaacacacacacacacacaaagctgattAATGCAACACTTCCCTGGGGCTAAAACCAGAGTTCGCTTTGGCACACAATGGCCGGGTGCCGCATAAGCAGTTCTCATCTTGTTCTGCATGGGACAAGCGAAGTACGTTGCCCCACACAGTTCATCCTGCACTGAATGGGAAGAATGGGAAGATGGCCCTGTAGTAATTCTGGAAAATAAATACTTTACCACATGTTAAGTGCACAGATGTGCAAGTGCAGTGATCTACACTGCAGCACAAGCTAAACTGTTTCGGCACTGATATATCCAACTGCATGTGAGCCATTTTAAAAACATGCTAACtcaaaagccaggagagtggcatTTAGAGTGGAGAAGCATAGGATCAAGTGAAAGGGTTAAGTACCCCTCctctctgctgcttctctgctAAAAATAATTTGCTCTAGCAGTGTATTTTTTCTGGGAAGTGGGGAAAGACCATTGGGTTTCTGTTGCATGCATTTGCATGTAGTATGCAGTAAGGCCCAAATGATCAGTTTAATACCAATTCTGTGTTCAACACTGGCAAAAAATGTCTCATACGACCAGAAATATGACACTTCAGTTCCCATCATTATCAGTTTCTTCATTCAGACATGACAATCGATCCCATGTAACAAGTCAGGGACAATGTTTTTAGAATCTCATTCTTCAGTTTGTTGATAAGcctacattcagacatcacattAAATTGGACTTTAATCAAACAGCAGTTTATAAACCCTGGTTTGTTGTGATGTATGAACGCAACCAGAAACTTAACTTTTAGTTCTTTAGGGCCTAGACAAAGCACTTCCAACTCTAGTCACACAAAACAGTTGCTACACAATTCCATATGACGATGACTTTTGGGATGGTCAAAAACTTTATGTTCAATTACCACTAGAAGTTACCTTAATGGAAGGATTTCTCCTTCCTAACTTTGTTTCTCATGGACTAGTTTAGGCATCTTCAGGAGCTTCTTTATATTAGCAAATCTGAATGACAGCACATGATTTGAGCAATGTTTACTGTAAACTTGCGTCCAACATGGCCATAGATACAATGACACTGGTGCCTAATTTATAACCATCATAGCCAACACAATAATCAGCCCTTCTTTGTGTGACCTCTATACAGGGTCCTCCTCAACTCCTTAGAACACCAGAAAAATATTTCAGAGACTCTGAACATCAGTTATCAACCCCTATGTATACCGACACCATGCAAGACCTCACTCATCTTGCATTTCCAGGAAATGAACAAGGTAGAAGTCAACAGTTTCTAATTATTTGACATGGATCTCCCCCTTTTAATGTCTTTATTTCAAATGTGTGTTCCTGTCTTTGGTGGCTGCTGCCTACTGAGCATTTGCCTGTCAGGGATctctagattccccccccctcattatTAAAGTGAATAAAAAATTGAGGAATTGGACAGCAGAGGAAAGGCAAATGATCCAGATGTGGGGTTTCGCGACACCTAAAGATGCTAGTCCACTAAATAAACCCATTCTGCTATGGGTATATCCACTCACAATCCATAATTGTTCTGTAACCAGGTATGACAATTAAATCAGAGAATTAGGTATACAGAGAAACTTGGTATCTGCTTCAACTCAGCGTTCAGCACCTGTTCTGACCTGTGTGTTCATGGCGTGTACAATCACCTCCCTGTGTTCTTGCAAGGAGCAGCTGCCTGAATCCTGAAAGCTACAACCATTCCAGTGAATCTGAGTGGGAAACTGCACTGCTTTGGGCCAGCCAGTGCTTTGCCACACTTAGACGCTGCCAAGCCCTTTTCCTGGCccaggggcggggagggggctgttttGGTAGCCTCTCCCCCACACGCAGTGGTCGCACTACGGCATGGAGGCTGCTGTGGGGAAGTTTACGAGGCCTACTTGGCAACGCTTTCAACTCCATTGAAGCCATTTGTCGTCAGCTGTTTTGCACAGCTCGAAAAACAAAACGAAGAAACAAGGATGGAAAACAtcctgctttccttttttttttaaacatccccATGATGGTTTGTAACTGTACACACACCCATGCACTATGGATTTCCAAACAACTCATCAAGTTCTTGCATCCACTCATCTCCTGGTCCACCTTTAATGATGGAGTCTACTAGGTCTGTGCCTTCTGCTAGATTTGGAAAGGAACCTCCAGCTCCTTCATTACTGTAACTATAAGCCATGTCCTGAGTAGGATTCCTTTCGTACACCTGACCTTGGTTGCTCTGAGTGAAGTTACCCCCTGCTATTTGTTGTGCAGGGGACTGGTTAAAACCAGTCATTGTGGAAACTGCCTGGTTTATTGCAGGCATAACCATTGATCTGGCTTGATTATTGGTTCCTTGTCCAGGGAGTGGTTGCAACATTTGCCTTCCCATGGCTGGGTTGAGGGTCCTTACTGTTCCACTTGAGTCCATGACAGATTGACTGATGCCTTGTGGGAAATGTTGTTTAGGTAGCCTTGGCTGACCAGATTGCA carries:
- the MGST2 gene encoding microsomal glutathione S-transferase 2, which gives rise to MAGHWIWLAAVTLLSACQQCHFAWLVGRSRLKHKIMPPAVSGPPEFERTFRAQQNCVESYPIFLVTLWIAGCFFNQEISAIFGLIFMFARHKYFHGYAESAKGRLAGFYLNAVVLMFLIALSTTGIVNSFLDEYLDFNIGKKLRKLI